From the Verrucomicrobiales bacterium genome, the window TCGGTATCACCGGTCCGCCGGGCAGCGGTAAATCCACTCTGACCAATCAGCTCATCGCCCACTACCGGCGCGCAGGCCAGCGGGTCGGGGTGATTGCGGTGGATCCCTCTTCGCCGGTTCATCAGGGCGCGTTGTTGGGGGATCGTGTGAGAATGATGCAGCACGCGACCGATCCGGAAGTGGTGATGCGCTCCATGGCGGCGCGCAGCAAGTTGGGGGGGCTGAGCTTTGCGGCGCGGGCCGCCGCCCAGATTCTGGACTGCGCCGGCTGCCAAACGATTCTTATCGAGACCGTGGGTGTGGGCCAGACCGAGATGGACGTGGCACGGACGGCGGACCTCACGGCGCTGGTTCTGGCTCCTGGATTGGGCGATGACATTCAAGCGATGAAGGCCGGGCTTATCGAGCTGGTTGATATCCTGGTCATTAACAAGTCCGATCGGCCGGGAGCCGATCTTCTCTTGGCTGACATGGAAATGCTCGCGCATGAGACGGGCCAGCAGGTCTGTTCCGCTTGCGCTTTGGAGGGGAAGGGAATCGAGAGCCTGGCCGCTGCGGCCGACCGATTGTTCCAACAGCAGCGTGACGATGGAACCCGGGACCAGCAACGGCGTGCGGCGCGGGACGGTGAGGTTTTGGATCGGGCCACCGAACAAGCTCGCCAGCAGCTGGCCTCCTTGATGAAACACCTCCCCGCTCAGGATGGACATCGGTTTCAAAGAGCGGATCGGCTGCTCCAGGAGCTTTGCAAAAAAATTCAAAATGACCATGGCCATGAGTAAGCACCCTGCACAGACGCAATGGGAGGATCAGGTGTTGCGCAAGGTTCTCCAGCGTTCGCCCGAAACCCGGCCGGAGTTCCACACTCAGTCCGGGCTCCCGTCGGAACGGCTCGCTCTGCCGAACCACCTGGACGACGCCTATCTCCAGCAGCTCGGATTTCCCGGGCAGTATCCTTTCACCCGCGGCGTGCAGCCCACCATGTATCGCGGCCGGTTGTGGACCATGCGCCAGTATGCCGGATTCTCGACGGCGGAGGAGTCCAACCGACGCTATCGCTACCTCCTGGAGCAGGGCACCACCGGGCTGTCGGTGGCGTTCGATCTACCCACCCAGATTGGCTACGACTCCGACCAGCCCATGAGCTGTGGCGAGGTTGGGAAGGTGGGTGTGGCCATCGATTCGTTGGCCGACATGGAAACCCTTTTCGCCGGCATCCCGCTCGACAAGGTCTCCACCTCGATGACCATTAACGCGACGGCGCCCGTGTTGCTGGCGCTGTATGTCATCGTGGCCGAGAAGCAGGGCGTCGCTCCGCATCTCTTGACGGGCACGTTGCAGAACGATGTGCTGAAGGAGTACGTCTCGCGGGGCACCCACATCTTTCCTCCGCGCGCCAGCCTGCGCCTCACCACCGACATCATCGCGTGGAGCCGGGCGAATCTCCCCCAGTTCAATCCGATCTCCATTTCGGGCTATCACATCCGCGAGGCGGGGGCGAACGCGATTCAAGAGGTGGCCTTCACCCTGGCCAACGGCATTGCGTATGTGGATGCCGCGATCCAGTCGGGGCTGAAGGTCGATGCCTTCGCGTCGCGGCTGGCGTTCTTTTTCAACGTGTCCTCCGACTTCCTGGAGGAAATCGCCAAGTTTCGAGCCGCGCGACGCCTGTGGGCCCGCATCATGAAGGAGCGCTTCCAGGCCCAGGATCCGGCCAGCCAGATGCTGCGGTTTCACGCCCAGACTTCCGGACACTCCCTGGCGGCGCAGCAGATCGACAACAACGTGGTGCGGGTCGCACTGCAGGCGCTCGCTGCCGTCCTGGGCGGGACTCAGTCGCTCCACACCAATGCGCGCGACGAGGCTCTGGCCTTGCCTTCCGAGCAGGCCGCGCGGCTGGCGCTGAGAACCCAGCAGATCATCGCCTTAGAGTCAGGCGTGACCCAGACCGTCGATCCGCTCGCCGGGTCCTACTTCATCGAGAAGCTGACCGACTCGCTGGAGCTGGAGGCCAGCAGCCTGATTCAGCGAATTGACCAGATGGGCGGCATGGTGAGCGCGATCGAGTCGGGTTTCGTCCAGCGCCAGATCGAGGACTCGGCCTACCAGTTCCAGCAACAGGTCGAGCGGAAGGAGCGGATTATCGTTGGGGTCAACCGTTTCCAGGAGCCGGAGACCGACTCGCCTGAGACCTTGCGCCTCGAGGCTGCCGTGGAGGAATCGCAAAAGCGCCGCCTGGCGGACGTTCGGCAGAAGCGTGACGCCAATCGGGTGAACTCAGCCTGTGCTCAGCTGGAGCAGGCCGCCCGCGGGACGGACAATATTATGCCCCCTCTGCTCGAGGCCATGCGGGCTTACGCTACCTTGGGAGAGGTCTGCGGCGTTCTGCGCCGGGTGTTTGGAGAATATCGATAATCGAAGCCGAGACGTTCGAGAACGGAGTGAACCTTGCCATGCTGACTCAAATAGACCATCTGGGAATCGCGGTGAAATCGTTGAGCGAGGCGATCCCTTTTTACGAGTCGACCCTGGGCCTGCGCTGTGAGGGTCAGGAGGAGGTGCCCTCCCAGAAAGTGAAGGTCGCCTTTTTCTTAGTCGGGAATGTCCGCCTCGAACTGCTGGAACCCACGGCGTCGGATAGTCCCATCGCCAAGTTTCTGGAGACCCGCGGGGAGGGTATCCACCACATCGCGTTTTCGACCGATAATATTTTAGCGCAGCTTCAACAAGCCGCTTCGACGGGCTGTCGGCTCATCAACGAGCGGCCGGTGGAAGGGGCGCACGAGAAGCAGGTGGCCTTTCTTCACCCCAAGTCCACCCACGGGATGCTGGTTGAGTTTTGTGCGCCCGCGCCGAAGCAGGGGGGTGGGGAATGAAGGTGCCCCGGTAGCGTAGTTACCGGGACCTTTTA encodes:
- the meaB gene encoding methylmalonyl Co-A mutase-associated GTPase MeaB, which encodes MIRPGELLERVRARDPRAIGRAISMVENGTEGARALLGALDEEGEGSANILGITGPPGSGKSTLTNQLIAHYRRAGQRVGVIAVDPSSPVHQGALLGDRVRMMQHATDPEVVMRSMAARSKLGGLSFAARAAAQILDCAGCQTILIETVGVGQTEMDVARTADLTALVLAPGLGDDIQAMKAGLIELVDILVINKSDRPGADLLLADMEMLAHETGQQVCSACALEGKGIESLAAAADRLFQQQRDDGTRDQQRRAARDGEVLDRATEQARQQLASLMKHLPAQDGHRFQRADRLLQELCKKIQNDHGHE
- the mce gene encoding methylmalonyl-CoA epimerase, producing MLTQIDHLGIAVKSLSEAIPFYESTLGLRCEGQEEVPSQKVKVAFFLVGNVRLELLEPTASDSPIAKFLETRGEGIHHIAFSTDNILAQLQQAASTGCRLINERPVEGAHEKQVAFLHPKSTHGMLVEFCAPAPKQGGGE
- a CDS encoding methylmalonyl-CoA mutase family protein, translated to MSKHPAQTQWEDQVLRKVLQRSPETRPEFHTQSGLPSERLALPNHLDDAYLQQLGFPGQYPFTRGVQPTMYRGRLWTMRQYAGFSTAEESNRRYRYLLEQGTTGLSVAFDLPTQIGYDSDQPMSCGEVGKVGVAIDSLADMETLFAGIPLDKVSTSMTINATAPVLLALYVIVAEKQGVAPHLLTGTLQNDVLKEYVSRGTHIFPPRASLRLTTDIIAWSRANLPQFNPISISGYHIREAGANAIQEVAFTLANGIAYVDAAIQSGLKVDAFASRLAFFFNVSSDFLEEIAKFRAARRLWARIMKERFQAQDPASQMLRFHAQTSGHSLAAQQIDNNVVRVALQALAAVLGGTQSLHTNARDEALALPSEQAARLALRTQQIIALESGVTQTVDPLAGSYFIEKLTDSLELEASSLIQRIDQMGGMVSAIESGFVQRQIEDSAYQFQQQVERKERIIVGVNRFQEPETDSPETLRLEAAVEESQKRRLADVRQKRDANRVNSACAQLEQAARGTDNIMPPLLEAMRAYATLGEVCGVLRRVFGEYR